A window of the Acidithiobacillus thiooxidans ATCC 19377 genome harbors these coding sequences:
- a CDS encoding IS630 family transposase — translation MRVAPTVTLTSEERSELSRIVASRLSSVRLSLRARMILLAAEGLQNKEIAERLGVDRLQVARWRKRYLEHRLSGIERDLPRGAPPVKVDVARLVELTTQSKPEAMTHWSTRRMAAELGVSAASVSRHWRKHGLKPHLLRGFKVSRDPHFVEKLEDIVGLYMSPPEHALVLCVDEKSQVQALDRTQPGLPLKKGRAETMTHDYKRNGTTTLFAALNVLDGQVIGQCQQRHTHVEWLKFLKKIDRQTPRDKALHLIADNYATHKHPVVQAWLDKHPRIHMHFTPTSASWLNMVERFFRDITTQRLRRGVFTSVPELIQAIEGYIDHHNTHPKPFIWTKTARDILQKVIRANSHLSSKQNATLH, via the coding sequence TTGCGAGTTGCGCCCACAGTCACTTTAACCAGCGAAGAGCGGTCCGAGTTGTCCCGTATAGTCGCCTCCCGATTAAGCAGTGTCCGCTTGTCATTACGGGCACGGATGATATTGCTGGCGGCAGAGGGCTTGCAGAACAAAGAAATTGCGGAGCGCCTGGGGGTGGATCGCCTGCAAGTCGCACGTTGGCGCAAGCGTTATCTGGAACACCGCTTGTCGGGCATTGAACGCGATTTACCGCGCGGCGCCCCTCCGGTGAAAGTGGATGTGGCCCGTCTGGTAGAATTGACCACGCAGAGTAAGCCGGAAGCGATGACGCATTGGAGTACGCGTAGGATGGCGGCAGAACTGGGTGTCAGTGCCGCCAGTGTGTCACGGCATTGGCGCAAGCATGGCCTCAAGCCTCATCTGCTGCGTGGTTTCAAGGTGTCACGTGACCCGCATTTTGTGGAAAAGCTGGAAGATATTGTGGGGTTGTATATGTCTCCCCCGGAGCATGCCTTGGTGCTCTGCGTGGATGAAAAAAGTCAGGTACAGGCCCTGGACCGGACCCAACCGGGACTCCCCCTCAAAAAGGGCCGCGCAGAAACGATGACCCACGACTACAAACGTAATGGCACTACGACCTTGTTTGCCGCCCTCAACGTGCTGGATGGTCAGGTCATCGGACAGTGTCAACAGCGCCATACCCATGTGGAATGGCTGAAGTTCCTGAAGAAAATTGATCGGCAGACGCCCAGGGACAAGGCTCTGCATCTGATTGCCGACAACTATGCGACCCATAAACACCCGGTAGTACAGGCGTGGCTCGACAAGCACCCGCGTATTCACATGCACTTCACGCCCACTTCGGCATCCTGGCTCAACATGGTCGAGCGTTTCTTTCGGGATATCACGACCCAGCGGTTACGTCGTGGGGTGTTCACCAGTGTGCCTGAACTCATCCAGGCCATTGAGGGGTACATCGACCACCACAACACCCATCCCAAACCTTTCATCTGGACCAAAACCGCCCGCGACATCCTGCAAAAAGTCATTCGCGCCAACAGCCATTTAAGCAGCAAACAGAATGCAACACTACACTAG